The stretch of DNA TTTCCCATTCCAGCTTTGCACGAACACTGAAAAGACCACTTTTCAAAGGAAGGTCTGGTGCGGATGGAAATTTTGTGTGGATCAGCTCTAGATGATGATGACTTCAAACAAATCGCAAATATGGTAAAGCCGTCCTCGTGCACGGTTTGAACTCCGACAAGAAGCAAGTGGTTAGCTTGAAACACCCGTTCACCTTCGACTATCAACCTGCTTCCTCCTCCGACGTATTGAAAAATATCGGCAAGCTGCAAATTTACCGTCATCATCGAAGAGTTTATCGCATTGGATGCCTGTTTAAGAAAGAAATATTAAAGGTTTTTATTAGCTTTTCATTGCATTAGAAATATTCCGGAactattttttgttcaaatcgCACTAAAGTAACTAAAGATTTTTACCACAGATTCAGGAAGAAACCTCGAAACAtcgattttcattcataattttgattcgaAACGAGAGATGAAATTCCAATTCGCAAATCATACTAGTTTTTGAATATTAATTATGGACGAACAATACAAGTACGATTTGCACGAATGGTGAAAAAAGATTATGCATATGGTATATGatatttttgcagaaagttatagaatctcaagataactttgaacaaaaattatagtTTTTCTCACTGCGTTTGTTTACGTTTCACCCCCTAATTTGAAATGTcaaactcaatgccgtcaacgcggattgggtatcccactgacagttctgcttgagattttgctaacgatcctagcatcaatcatagcacccggctgcgTGAAACGTATTTACCAAATGTTATGTTTATGCATCATTTGGTCGGATCGGGTCGGTTCGTAGAGTACTAAGGGCAAAAAGTGCTGTGTTTCTACGATGAAGTCTTTGTTGGAGCCTGATGGTGATAGCCGAACTGCTGATAGTTGGTTTTGGTGGATTTTATCCACAGTTTGTTTACCGTTTACCTTCCCTTATGTTGTTTTGAAAATAATCGGAATCTTAAAAGAGAAACGATACAGAGAATGTTTGCCTGGCAAAGTATGAGGATAGTTGAAATGTTTATAGTGTTTGTAGTTTACCTTTCTACTCTCTAACAGGTAGTTGTTATAACTGGTGCAAGTTCAGGACTTGGAGAATCCTTGGCTCATACGTTTTTTCTTGCTGGATGTAAGGTCGTGCTGGCTGCTAGGCGTAAGGAGGAATTGGAACGAGTTCGAAAAGAACTTCTCGCACTTCATACGGTATGTTTCTATCTATTATGGTAAAATAGAACTGGTTTCATCATAGTACGATTTTGGATCGAATATATAAGTGTTTTTCTTGAATAAAATGACCCCTTGCTgtcacaatatttatagccctTTCCGTATGGGTATACATTGGCGTAACAAGATAAGAGTTTGGACTGGAGATTACAATGTTAAATATATAGACGAACCATGGAAATAGAAGATTATAATCGCATATCAATATGTTCATTTCGGCACACCATAGTAAATCAGAAGCTGCTACAGAATTAAACAATATGCTCGATAGCATATCAGCAATCAGTGTAACTGCATAGATTCGCGGGTGGCAGATATGATAGAAATACGTGGTTGGCGTGTAGTGATTGGTCGTCCGGGGGTTGGGGCGTCGAAAGAAATTACTCAAACCTACAACCTCAACAAACCTCAAACCTATTTTATGTCAAGTATTCAATCAACACGTTTGGAAAAAAAGTACGTACCAGCGTACTTTGGTAAAAGCAAAAAAGCATGCCAGACGTCTGAAAATGTCAATAATGTTTATGGCTTTAGTACTGTAAAAGCCAATTACACGCAGGTCTTGAAAATCGTCAGGTGCGACAAAAAACGCTAACTTCGTGAATCGATAAGCCTTCAGAAATAATGGAATTCTTTCTGCCACATTTCATACCAATATAATCGTATATTTTGCATTGTCCTTATTTCCAGACCGTTACAACACATTCGCCTGTGATAATTCCTCTGGATCTTTCTGATATTACATCGTTACctggaaaaataaaagaaattttgGAAATATACGGACAAATTGATATTTTGATAAATAACGGGGGCATCAGTGTCAGATCGGACTGTATTTCCACTTCGTTGGATGTTGACATCAGAGTGATGTTGGTAAATTACTTTGGTACAGTTGCGCTGACAAAAGCGTGCCTCCCGTCCATGATTAAAAGACAAGAAGGCAGAATCGTCTGTGTTTCTAGCATTCAGGGTAAAATCAGTTTGCCGCATCGATCAGCATATGGTGCTTCCAAGCACGCTCTTCAAGCCTTCTGTGATTGTTTGCGTGCGGAAATGGCTGAGAACAACAtaaaagtaactttggtgtcaCCGGGATATATAAAAACAGCTCTATCTCTAAACGCACTGACTGGAGCTGGAAAGCAATACGGAGGTAAGGTTTGTTActgtgattttattttattgtttttttcttttacttTGTAGAAATGGATGATACTACCTCCTCCGGTATGCCACCCGAAAAAGTATCGGAACGTATCCTGCAAGCTATTTTACGAGACAGTATGGATGTAACAATTTCGGACATGGCTCCAAAGTTAGCTTATTGGATTCGTCATTTATGTCCTTCTTTATATTTCTGGATAATGGCGAGGCGAGCTAAAAAGATTGATAAAAACAAGCAGAAAAAGTTagaataattatgaaaaatgtcGCTCAACGAAATAGTTTTTTGAATAGATTACAGTATATAATTCATCTGTATAACTAATTTTTCATCTAATGTTTAGATGGTTCACATTGCAATACAAAGTTCTTATATAATATTCAATAAAAATGCTCGTGATTCAATTCACAataaaatttgtgaattttttttccatatctctgtgatagtgttttttttatttatttactataactctacatcccattgagattagatATGATTCACTTctcttctccaataaacccggtccatggctgcagttctccaactcccggctgcaccgattcttgccaagtcctgctccacctggtccaaccacctcgctcgctgggctcctctccttgtTCCTATCGGAttagatgcgaacaccatctttgcagggctgctgttcGGCAAttttgcaacatgccctgcccatcgcactcgtccagccttggcgactttctggatgctgggttcgccgtagagttgcgccagtttgtgttcattctccttctccatactccgtttttctgttcaccaccgtatattgttctgagcactctgcgttcgaaaactccgaacgcttgtgagtcctcttcaagcatcgtccatgcttcgtgcccatagtgaaccaccggtcgaattagggatttgtacatggtacacttcgtacggggtcggagcttgttggacctcaaggatttgcggagcccatataggcacgacttccattgacaatgcgtttccgaatttcacggctgttgttgttgtcagttgttatcaacgaaccaaggtagacaaattcctccaccacctcgagctcgtcgccgtcgatcacaacactactactaAGAAGAACTCTTGTTGCTGTAGCCCAATCAGTCCTGCTTCAGCCtgcagtcgggtatacaagtcggctaccgtcgcatatgttcttccgattatgttgaaaatcgtgcccgcatgttgaagcccgctctccgcataacaccttccagcgccacgttgaagagcagacaggtgAGCctatcgccttgtcgaagtcccctgtgagtctcaaatgatccCGACAGATCACcagagatccgcacactgcatcgcacaccgttcatcgttgcctgaatcagtcttgtcagctttcggggaaagccgtgttcgtccatgatcctccatagctgtcgtcggtcgatagtatcatatgcggccttgaagtcgacgaagatgtggtgtgtagggacctgatactcgcggcatttttggaggatctgccgcagtgtaaaaatctggtccgtcgtcgagcaaccgggcatgaatccggcctgataacttcccacaaatctacttactattggcgatagacggcggaagaggatctgagacaaaattttgtaggcaccattcaggattgtgatggcacgatagttcccacaatccaacacaaaccgtccttccactcctccggtagctgttctgtgtcccagatcctgactatcaaccggtgcatacactctacaagttttctcggacctcccttgaagagctccgctacgaggccttccttaccagctgctttgtggttcttgagctgattaatggcctccttaacttcacccatcgtcggaggtggtacgtcgtcgttgttcattgcaccggcgtagtcctcctcaacgccgtcttggtctcctgtctggtgttcatcgtagtgctgcctccacttTTCGATCACcacgcgttcgttcgtcaggatgcctccttccttgtttctgcacatttcggcccgcggcacaaagcctttgtgcgaggcgtttagtatcttgaagaacttccgcgattctcgagaacgataaagcagttCTATCACCTCACACTCTTTCTATTCCAGGCGGCTGTGATAGTGTCCTAAATACTAAATGTCCAAACCAAAATACCTATAATTGTGGGAATTTCTTCAGATTCACTTCACTTCACTTGCACTTCAGTGgtgcaatagttttgaattgaAATGAATAATATAGttcagaacaaaaaataaaccaggcaaacgtatgccgaCGCTcactagagctcggtcggaccttgCTGAaagatcgtatcctatgtttcacactaaccgggcaatcagtggaacacaggttagcgtgcgagagaccgccgcttccgacggcgggtcggcggttgACTCGGATtacgtcatcttggcggcttggtccgcctcgattccttaacTTCGTTAAATGAGGACTCGCCCCAtaacattgacctcagaataaatttcgaaaaaagaaaacgaaaaaacaggaagtgggttatatctatggtataaccgcaagggtgacgtaggactatcgttgatatagagatcatttgtttgaagttgaatctaaatccattctgaatgaatgaataaatgaata from Toxorhynchites rutilus septentrionalis strain SRP chromosome 3, ASM2978413v1, whole genome shotgun sequence encodes:
- the LOC129775348 gene encoding dehydrogenase/reductase SDR family protein 7-like, with product MKSLLEPDGDSRTADSWFWWILSTVCLPFTFPYVVLKIIGILKEKRYRECLPGKVVVITGASSGLGESLAHTFFLAGCKVVLAARRKEELERVRKELLALHTTVTTHSPVIIPLDLSDITSLPGKIKEILEIYGQIDILINNGGISVRSDCISTSLDVDIRVMLVNYFGTVALTKACLPSMIKRQEGRIVCVSSIQGKISLPHRSAYGASKHALQAFCDCLRAEMAENNIKVTLVSPGYIKTALSLNALTGAGKQYGEMDDTTSSGMPPEKVSERILQAILRDSMDVTISDMAPKLAYWIRHLCPSLYFWIMARRAKKIDKNKQKKLE